A part of Kitasatospora acidiphila genomic DNA contains:
- a CDS encoding phytanoyl-CoA dioxygenase family protein, whose translation MRAHPETCIAAWIAVDACDAANGALRVVPGSHTMEIVCPEEADPGQSFTSGLVRAPAGLPVVQSEMRPGDVLFFHGSAVHGSLPNTTADRFRRSLIFHYVPQSSTEIAGWYLPLVDPDGSDVDLAEATGGGPCGDTWTGAAH comes from the coding sequence TTGCGCGCCCACCCGGAGACGTGCATCGCGGCGTGGATCGCCGTCGACGCGTGCGACGCTGCCAACGGCGCACTTCGAGTGGTGCCGGGCAGTCACACCATGGAGATCGTCTGCCCCGAGGAGGCCGACCCCGGGCAGTCGTTCACCAGTGGGCTGGTCCGGGCGCCGGCGGGCCTGCCGGTCGTGCAGAGCGAGATGCGACCCGGCGACGTGCTGTTCTTCCACGGCAGCGCAGTCCACGGATCACTGCCCAACACCACCGCCGACCGCTTCCGGCGCTCGCTGATCTTCCATTACGTCCCGCAGAGCAGCACCGAGATCGCCGGCTGGTACCTGCCGCTGGTCGACCCGGACGGCAGCGACGTCGACCTCGCCGAGGCCACCGGCGGCGGACCGTGCGGAGACACCTGGACCGGGGCCGCCCACTGA
- a CDS encoding class I SAM-dependent methyltransferase → MTTVRLDARPDSPRRHRGSLGDGLLFLAEALRSWHDTGAVAPSGADLVNALLVPVTSRPDRPLSVLEVGAGTGVVTRRLVLALRPGDRLHVVEANARFVQHLREDPVLVRHGPSVGLRLSAGRAEDLMDYQDELGRYDVIVSGLPFTNFPPVQVRQLLDLYLRLLAPGGELTYFRYRGTTALRALTSGPRRAAQHRAVVHLLRQFEESYGLGERTAWRNVPPARACLARKPG, encoded by the coding sequence ATGACGACAGTTCGGCTCGATGCCCGCCCCGACTCACCACGCCGCCACCGGGGTTCACTCGGTGACGGCCTTCTCTTCCTGGCCGAGGCGCTGCGCTCCTGGCACGACACCGGCGCGGTGGCACCGAGCGGCGCCGACCTGGTGAACGCGCTCCTGGTCCCCGTGACCAGCCGCCCCGACCGACCGCTCTCGGTTCTGGAGGTCGGCGCGGGAACGGGGGTGGTGACCCGGCGGCTGGTGCTGGCGCTACGGCCGGGCGACCGGCTGCACGTGGTCGAGGCCAACGCGCGGTTCGTCCAGCACCTGCGTGAGGACCCGGTGCTGGTCCGGCACGGGCCGAGTGTCGGCTTGCGGCTGTCTGCCGGCCGGGCCGAGGATCTGATGGACTATCAGGACGAGCTCGGACGGTACGACGTGATCGTGTCCGGCCTGCCGTTCACCAACTTCCCACCGGTGCAGGTGCGGCAGCTGCTGGACCTCTACCTGCGGCTGCTCGCTCCCGGGGGTGAGCTGACGTACTTCCGCTACCGGGGAACGACCGCCCTTCGCGCGCTCACCTCCGGTCCGCGACGCGCCGCCCAACACCGCGCGGTGGTCCACCTGTTGCGACAGTTCGAGGAGTCGTACGGGCTGGGTGAGCGCACCGCGTGGCGCAACGTCCCGCCGGCCCGCGCCTGCCTGGCACGGAAGCCGGGGTAG
- a CDS encoding glycoside hydrolase family 16 protein, producing the protein MSQPRRTSRRRAWTVLTLPALVCGLAACSGAPASSGGADAAAPAQGASAPSASPTPSGPPGTLFDDFHYSGPDDPSLTAHGWQVRTDDGGPGIKGTWSTTGAGFPSDTTAQGGRILQLQASTDGTAQGTKQVEVQSTGTGLFTGTFAARIYLSDKPASGRNGDHLVESFYPISPADSSTNYSELDYEYMPNGGWGSVGPELDTTSWYKADPPDRVTHALKQHLEGWHIMMVTAMNGKVTYSLDGKELFTSSGNYVPREKMDIHFSDWFIDLPFTGGPRTWDTKVNWFYYKAGEAVSQTDVQKAVDGFYGAGTDYVNTVPKS; encoded by the coding sequence GTGAGCCAGCCCCGCCGCACCTCTCGTCGCCGCGCGTGGACCGTGCTCACGCTGCCGGCCCTCGTGTGCGGCCTCGCCGCGTGTTCCGGCGCCCCCGCATCCAGCGGGGGCGCCGACGCCGCCGCGCCCGCGCAGGGCGCGTCCGCCCCCAGCGCCTCGCCGACCCCGTCCGGACCGCCTGGAACCCTGTTCGACGACTTCCACTACAGCGGTCCTGACGACCCCTCGCTCACCGCCCACGGCTGGCAGGTCCGCACCGACGATGGCGGCCCGGGGATCAAGGGCACCTGGTCCACCACTGGTGCCGGCTTCCCGTCCGATACGACCGCTCAAGGGGGCAGGATCCTGCAGTTGCAGGCGTCCACCGACGGCACCGCGCAGGGCACCAAGCAGGTCGAGGTGCAGAGCACCGGCACCGGCCTCTTCACGGGGACCTTCGCCGCTCGGATCTACCTCAGCGACAAGCCTGCGAGCGGTCGCAACGGCGACCACCTCGTCGAGTCCTTCTACCCGATCTCCCCCGCGGACTCCTCGACGAACTACAGCGAACTCGACTACGAGTACATGCCGAACGGCGGCTGGGGTTCGGTGGGTCCGGAACTCGACACCACGAGCTGGTACAAGGCCGATCCGCCGGACCGGGTCACCCACGCCCTCAAGCAGCACCTCGAGGGCTGGCACATCATGATGGTCACCGCCATGAACGGAAAGGTCACTTACTCTCTGGACGGCAAGGAGCTGTTCACCAGCTCCGGCAACTACGTCCCGCGCGAGAAGATGGACATCCACTTCAGCGACTGGTTCATCGACCTCCCCTTCACCGGTGGTCCGCGCACATGGGACACTAAGGTCAACTGGTTCTACTACAAGGCCGGTGAGGCCGTGTCCCAGACGGATGTCCAGAAAGCGGTGGACGGCTTCTACGGTGCCGGTACCGACTACGTCAACACCGTGCCGAAGTCCTGA
- a CDS encoding VOC family protein, translating into MEMTLQLTIDCSDPQRMVAFWAEALGYVPEPPPGGHATWRAYWAAMGVPEAELPAGAGDIPESIIDPAGRGPRVWFQQVPEPKVAKNRWHFDLKVGGGRDVPVDVRMQRVMATVERLVKAGATVLRIKDEPDMGLYAAAMQDPEGNEFDIV; encoded by the coding sequence ATGGAGATGACGCTGCAGCTGACGATCGACTGCTCCGATCCGCAGAGAATGGTGGCTTTCTGGGCCGAGGCCCTGGGCTACGTGCCTGAGCCTCCGCCGGGCGGGCACGCCACATGGCGTGCTTACTGGGCGGCGATGGGGGTGCCCGAGGCAGAGTTGCCGGCCGGAGCCGGGGACATTCCGGAGTCGATCATCGATCCCGCGGGACGTGGACCGAGGGTGTGGTTCCAGCAGGTTCCGGAGCCGAAGGTCGCCAAGAACCGGTGGCACTTCGACTTGAAGGTCGGTGGGGGCCGTGACGTTCCAGTGGACGTCCGCATGCAGCGGGTCATGGCTACGGTGGAACGGCTGGTCAAAGCTGGTGCCACCGTGCTGCGGATCAAGGACGAGCCGGACATGGGGCTCTACGCCGCCGCCATGCAGGACCCCGAGGGCAACGAATTCGACATCGTCTGA
- a CDS encoding response regulator, translated as MIRTMVVDDDALVRLGLIDLLGQDPALSVVAEAADGLQAVELARSQQIDVVLMDIRMPRLDGIAATRRLRELPTAPRVIALTTFDLDEYVYHALAAGADGFLLKDTPPAEIARAVHVVAAGQGMLHPAAARRLIDRYHRAGTPRSVAARARINCLTAREADVLRLLSAGLSNADIAKGLGMRESTVKAHVSRILTALGTANRVQAALLARDAGLDHAEA; from the coding sequence ATGATCCGCACCATGGTGGTCGACGATGACGCACTGGTCCGGCTCGGCCTCATCGACCTGCTCGGCCAGGATCCGGCGCTGAGCGTCGTCGCCGAGGCCGCCGACGGGCTGCAGGCCGTCGAACTGGCGCGCAGTCAGCAGATCGACGTCGTGCTGATGGACATCAGGATGCCCCGGCTCGACGGGATCGCCGCGACCCGGCGGCTGCGCGAACTGCCCACCGCCCCACGCGTCATCGCGCTCACCACCTTCGACCTTGACGAATACGTCTACCACGCGCTCGCCGCCGGCGCCGACGGCTTCCTCCTCAAGGACACCCCGCCCGCCGAAATCGCCCGGGCCGTCCATGTGGTCGCCGCCGGACAGGGCATGCTGCACCCGGCGGCCGCACGTCGGCTGATCGACCGCTACCACCGGGCCGGCACGCCCCGGTCCGTCGCCGCGCGGGCCCGGATCAACTGCCTGACCGCGCGGGAGGCGGACGTGCTGCGCCTGCTCTCCGCCGGGTTGTCCAACGCGGACATCGCCAAGGGCCTCGGCATGCGCGAGAGCACGGTCAAGGCCCACGTCAGCCGGATCCTCACCGCTCTCGGCACCGCCAACCGGGTCCAAGCCGCCCTACTGGCCCGCGACGCCGGCCTGGACCATGCGGAAGCCTGA
- a CDS encoding alcohol dehydrogenase catalytic domain-containing protein — MHAIRIEEHGGPEVMRWTELPDPTPRPGEALVRLGAAGVNYMDVGARAEGGPGWAAPAILGTEGMGYVTALGEGVRDLAVGDRVAWFYHPGSYAELLAVPAHSLVRVPDGISDETAAAVMMQAISRCAQLSAVPPPSECLPRSVPGWMGAAPGRVRLHRDGCHPNGPSPDGLSG; from the coding sequence ATGCACGCGATCCGCATCGAGGAGCACGGCGGCCCCGAGGTCATGCGCTGGACCGAGCTGCCGGATCCGACCCCTCGCCCCGGCGAGGCGCTGGTACGGCTGGGCGCTGCCGGCGTGAACTACATGGACGTCGGTGCCCGCGCCGAGGGCGGCCCGGGCTGGGCGGCTCCAGCGATCCTCGGCACCGAGGGGATGGGCTACGTCACCGCCCTCGGCGAAGGGGTCAGGGACCTGGCCGTCGGCGACCGGGTGGCGTGGTTCTACCACCCGGGCAGCTACGCCGAACTGCTGGCCGTCCCGGCCCACTCGCTGGTCCGGGTTCCCGACGGCATCAGTGACGAGACCGCCGCAGCCGTGATGATGCAGGCAATTTCACGATGCGCACAACTCAGTGCCGTGCCCCCGCCCTCGGAATGCCTACCTCGATCAGTGCCGGGCTGGATGGGCGCGGCACCCGGGCGGGTCAGGCTGCACAGGGATGGATGTCACCCGAACGGCCCATCTCCTGATGGGCTTTCCGGGTGA
- a CDS encoding helix-turn-helix domain-containing protein: protein MTIASRTERVLCGRLDEDATYRTVRPGGTTDWVLFVTVAGCGRLRRTGAPDILAPADRITVIEPHTPHDYGTDRDAGHWSLRWAHIEPRPDWLPLLHWPAAAPGIRSIEVDGTVRGRVVQALDRAVGAQHCGLRRNTLFAMNAVEEALLWCDTRNPRGNVLDPRLLAVLEHVSDHLDRPHTVASLARIGGLSPSRLAHLAAAQLGTGLMAHVEQQRMELARHLLAVTGLPVNHVARKVGFTDPLYFSRRFRLTTGMSPTKFRTATGG, encoded by the coding sequence GTGACCATCGCCTCCCGGACCGAGCGCGTGCTCTGCGGTCGGCTCGACGAGGATGCCACCTACCGCACCGTCAGACCCGGTGGCACGACCGACTGGGTGTTGTTCGTGACCGTGGCCGGCTGCGGGCGCCTGCGACGCACCGGCGCCCCCGACATCCTCGCGCCGGCCGACCGCATCACCGTGATCGAGCCGCACACGCCGCACGACTACGGCACCGACCGGGACGCCGGCCACTGGTCGCTGCGCTGGGCGCACATCGAGCCACGGCCCGACTGGCTGCCGCTCCTGCACTGGCCGGCGGCGGCCCCGGGCATCCGCAGCATCGAGGTCGACGGCACCGTGCGCGGTCGCGTCGTCCAAGCGCTGGACCGGGCCGTCGGCGCCCAGCACTGCGGACTGCGCCGCAACACGCTGTTCGCGATGAACGCCGTCGAGGAGGCCCTGCTGTGGTGCGACACCCGGAACCCGCGGGGAAACGTGCTCGACCCCCGGCTCCTGGCCGTGCTCGAGCACGTCAGCGACCACCTCGACCGCCCGCACACGGTCGCCTCGCTGGCCCGGATCGGCGGCCTGTCGCCGTCCCGCCTCGCCCACCTGGCCGCAGCTCAACTCGGCACCGGCCTCATGGCGCACGTGGAGCAGCAGCGCATGGAACTCGCCCGGCACCTGCTCGCCGTCACCGGCCTGCCCGTCAACCACGTCGCCCGCAAGGTCGGTTTCACCGACCCTCTCTACTTCTCGCGCCGGTTCCGCCTGACTACCGGGATGTCCCCCACCAAGTTCCGCACCGCGACCGGCGGATGA
- a CDS encoding IS701 family transposase, translating into MAEVREDLEAFAAEMFGAFTRADQRRWGQAYVRGLLLDGRRKSVEPMAARLGEDGNRQALAHFVTTSPWDPAHVRARLPWRMQDAIAPTALIIDDTGFLKDGDASACVSRQYTGTAGKVTNCQVGVSLHLARDHASAPVDWRLFLPASWDAASAKADPDKVARRTRCGIPADLGHVEKWQLALDMIDETRSWGVHVPLAVADAGYGDAAAFRLGLQQRGLHYVVGISTTLSAHPGEARPFTPAYNGTGRPPVAKYPDKPRSVKELAIAAGPKAAKPVSWREGSRPGRARSGFKRMYSRFVALRIRPAGREVRDATEGAELAECWLLAEWPAKEAEPVQFWLSDLPADTPLTTLVRTAKLRWRIEHDYREMKQALGLAHFEGRTFGGWHHHVTLVSLAHAFCTLRRLNTAPKDTAPA; encoded by the coding sequence ATGGCCGAGGTCCGGGAGGACCTGGAGGCGTTCGCGGCGGAGATGTTCGGTGCGTTCACCCGTGCCGATCAGCGCCGTTGGGGGCAGGCGTATGTGCGGGGTCTGCTGTTGGACGGCCGGAGGAAGTCGGTGGAGCCGATGGCCGCGCGGCTCGGTGAGGACGGCAACCGGCAGGCCCTGGCGCACTTCGTCACGACGAGCCCGTGGGACCCCGCGCATGTCCGTGCGCGGCTGCCGTGGAGGATGCAGGATGCCATCGCACCGACCGCGCTGATCATCGACGACACCGGGTTCCTCAAGGACGGGGACGCCTCGGCCTGCGTGTCGCGCCAGTACACCGGGACAGCGGGCAAGGTCACCAACTGCCAAGTGGGCGTGTCGCTCCACCTGGCCCGCGACCACGCCTCCGCGCCGGTCGACTGGCGGCTGTTCCTCCCGGCGAGCTGGGATGCGGCCTCGGCGAAAGCGGATCCGGACAAGGTCGCCCGCCGCACCCGGTGCGGCATCCCCGCCGACCTGGGCCACGTGGAGAAGTGGCAGCTGGCGCTGGACATGATCGACGAGACCCGGTCCTGGGGCGTCCACGTCCCGCTCGCCGTCGCCGATGCCGGGTACGGCGACGCCGCCGCCTTCCGCCTGGGCCTGCAACAGCGAGGCCTGCACTACGTGGTGGGGATCTCCACCACCCTGTCCGCGCACCCCGGCGAAGCCCGTCCGTTCACACCCGCCTACAACGGCACCGGCCGGCCGCCGGTGGCGAAGTACCCGGACAAGCCCCGCAGCGTGAAGGAGCTGGCCATCGCCGCCGGACCGAAGGCGGCCAAGCCGGTGTCGTGGCGAGAGGGATCCCGCCCCGGCCGCGCAAGGAGCGGCTTCAAGCGGATGTACTCGCGGTTCGTGGCCCTGCGGATCCGCCCCGCCGGGCGCGAGGTCCGCGACGCCACCGAAGGCGCGGAGCTGGCCGAGTGCTGGCTGCTGGCCGAATGGCCCGCCAAGGAAGCCGAACCGGTCCAGTTCTGGCTCTCCGACCTGCCCGCCGACACCCCGCTGACCACGCTGGTCCGAACAGCCAAGCTCCGCTGGCGGATTGAGCACGACTACCGGGAGATGAAGCAGGCCCTGGGCCTGGCCCACTTCGAGGGCCGCACCTTCGGCGGCTGGCACCACCACGTCACCCTCGTCTCCCTTGCCCACGCGTTCTGCACCCTGCGCAGGCTGAACACCGCCCCAAAAGACACGGCGCCGGCCTGA
- a CDS encoding sensor histidine kinase — protein sequence MRSAPLGWFGSGRRPWVDVLYLLALLALTVEEAAVQWVRADGPWRLPRVAMAVLAAASLLLTRRHPVAAAVLPVLTGGLLNRAVPGLFSVYYLASIGRLGPALVGGALIAATSTVRATSLADGAGIFTSQLLAQVALLSFGLWLHGRRRLIRTLHAQVAALRRERELRAEQAKSAERARIAREMHDVLAHRLSLLVLHAGVLRDRALAGTVATDPELLTERLELLRATAAGSLDDLRDVLGALRADQPPQRVPGAAAPALRGLTELVGEAVQAGQQVELAVTGKAESVPTTHRLAVYRLVQEALTNARKHARTAPVAVRVRYGAPATTIEVRNGPGRPGGATSDGPRSSGYGLVGLAERVRSLGGQLDAGPDGRGGFLLAAQLDTAPDQLLNPPAPPEDTA from the coding sequence GTGCGCTCGGCACCCCTCGGTTGGTTCGGCTCCGGCCGCCGCCCGTGGGTCGACGTGCTCTACCTGCTGGCCCTCCTCGCGCTCACCGTCGAGGAGGCCGCGGTGCAGTGGGTGCGCGCCGACGGCCCGTGGCGCCTGCCACGGGTCGCCATGGCCGTTCTCGCTGCCGCCTCCCTGCTCTTGACCCGCCGCCACCCGGTCGCCGCGGCCGTTCTCCCGGTCCTCACCGGCGGTCTGCTCAACCGGGCCGTGCCAGGCTTGTTCAGCGTCTACTACCTCGCCAGCATCGGCCGGCTCGGCCCAGCGCTCGTCGGGGGTGCCCTGATCGCCGCGACCAGCACGGTCCGGGCCACCTCACTGGCCGACGGGGCCGGCATCTTCACTTCCCAACTCCTGGCGCAGGTCGCACTGTTGTCCTTCGGGTTGTGGCTGCACGGCCGCCGCCGGCTGATTCGCACCCTGCACGCCCAGGTCGCCGCCCTGCGACGCGAACGCGAACTGCGGGCCGAACAGGCAAAGTCCGCCGAACGGGCGCGGATCGCCAGGGAGATGCACGACGTACTCGCCCACCGCCTCAGCCTGTTGGTGCTGCACGCCGGCGTGCTGCGGGATCGGGCGCTGGCCGGAACAGTCGCCACCGATCCCGAACTGCTCACCGAGCGTCTGGAGTTGCTACGCGCCACCGCGGCCGGCTCGCTCGACGACCTGCGTGACGTGCTGGGCGCGCTGCGCGCCGATCAACCGCCACAGCGAGTCCCTGGGGCCGCTGCCCCGGCACTGCGAGGCCTCACCGAGCTGGTCGGCGAGGCGGTTCAGGCCGGCCAGCAGGTCGAACTGGCCGTCACCGGCAAAGCGGAGAGCGTCCCCACCACCCACCGCCTGGCCGTCTACCGCCTGGTCCAGGAGGCGCTCACCAACGCGCGCAAGCATGCCCGCACCGCGCCCGTAGCGGTACGGGTCCGCTACGGCGCCCCGGCCACCACCATCGAGGTCCGCAACGGCCCGGGCCGGCCTGGCGGGGCTACATCCGATGGTCCGCGCAGCAGCGGCTACGGGCTGGTCGGGCTCGCCGAGCGGGTCCGCTCGCTCGGCGGCCAACTGGACGCGGGCCCGGACGGCCGCGGAGGCTTCCTGCTCGCCGCCCAGCTGGACACGGCTCCCGATCAGCTATTGAACCCACCCGCGCCACCGGAGGACACCGCATGA
- a CDS encoding SHOCT domain-containing protein, which produces MFWTAHDAGGWLGMALGVIVFLGLLITLILALRSMARPAKSKKNTLPSSTITPPPEQRPAERLARDENDKDEYKKRLAALHTHRPDLPNT; this is translated from the coding sequence ATGTTCTGGACCGCTCACGACGCCGGCGGGTGGCTCGGCATGGCGTTGGGCGTGATCGTCTTCTTGGGATTGCTGATCACCCTGATCCTGGCCTTGCGATCGATGGCCCGCCCGGCCAAGAGCAAGAAGAACACCCTGCCCTCGTCTACGATCACACCGCCGCCGGAGCAACGGCCCGCCGAGCGCCTCGCCCGCGACGAGAACGACAAGGACGAGTACAAGAAGCGTCTCGCCGCGCTCCACACTCACAGACCGGACCTCCCCAACACCTGA
- a CDS encoding PspA/IM30 family protein: MSGIMQRIAALFRIKVGKALDRAEDPREVLDYSYEKQLELVQKVRRGLADVATSRKRVELQIAQLDQSSVKLDGQARQALAVGREDLAREALSRRAAVASQISDLRGQESSLQAEEEKLTLASQQLQARVDAFRTRKETIKATYTAAEAETHINEAVTGISEEMGDIGMAMQRAQDKTEQLQARAGALDELIATGALEDATLPAGRDDIQAQLDAASEGHDVEAELANMKAQLAEPGAGPAIEAGNKPATPPDDEAAS; encoded by the coding sequence ATGAGCGGCATCATGCAGCGTATCGCCGCCCTGTTCAGGATCAAGGTGGGCAAGGCGCTGGACCGTGCGGAGGATCCGCGCGAGGTACTCGACTACTCATACGAGAAGCAGTTGGAGCTGGTGCAGAAGGTGCGGCGCGGGCTGGCGGACGTGGCCACCAGCCGCAAGCGCGTCGAGCTTCAGATTGCCCAACTCGACCAGTCCTCTGTGAAGTTGGACGGTCAGGCGCGGCAGGCGCTCGCGGTCGGACGGGAGGACCTCGCACGTGAGGCCCTGAGCCGGCGCGCCGCCGTGGCATCGCAGATCAGCGACCTGCGGGGCCAGGAGTCGTCACTGCAGGCCGAGGAGGAGAAGCTCACCCTGGCCTCGCAGCAGCTGCAGGCTCGGGTTGACGCGTTCCGCACCCGCAAGGAGACGATTAAGGCCACCTACACGGCCGCCGAGGCCGAGACGCACATCAACGAGGCCGTCACCGGTATCTCCGAGGAGATGGGCGACATCGGTATGGCCATGCAGCGGGCCCAGGACAAGACCGAGCAACTCCAGGCCCGAGCCGGGGCGTTGGACGAGTTGATCGCCACCGGCGCGCTGGAGGACGCCACCCTGCCCGCGGGACGTGACGACATCCAGGCCCAGCTCGACGCCGCGAGCGAAGGCCACGACGTCGAGGCCGAACTGGCCAACATGAAAGCTCAGTTGGCCGAACCTGGCGCGGGCCCGGCCATCGAAGCCGGCAACAAGCCCGCCACACCGCCGGACGATGAGGCCGCATCATGA
- a CDS encoding CGNR zinc finger domain-containing protein — MNHAFPCGTLPLDFVGTLRARRNDAPMEKLATAGLLDDWFVESGMLDGAPGADDIDLDIAVEVREAIYSLVAAHLDGQPLPAHAVGVLNRHAAGLPITLRLGPGGVTRSGSAAQGLTALAREAIEILGGADGALLRECARPECTQVYLDRSRGRRREWCAMRTCGNRVKAAAYRARAGGKD, encoded by the coding sequence GTGAATCATGCCTTTCCTTGCGGAACCCTGCCCCTGGACTTCGTCGGCACCTTGCGCGCCCGGCGCAACGACGCGCCGATGGAGAAGCTCGCCACGGCCGGCCTGCTCGACGACTGGTTCGTCGAGTCCGGCATGCTGGACGGCGCCCCCGGTGCCGACGACATCGACCTCGACATCGCCGTCGAGGTACGGGAAGCGATCTACTCGCTGGTCGCCGCCCACCTCGACGGCCAGCCGCTGCCCGCCCACGCGGTCGGCGTGCTGAACCGGCACGCGGCAGGGCTGCCGATCACCCTGCGCCTCGGCCCCGGCGGCGTGACCCGCAGCGGTTCGGCCGCGCAAGGACTCACGGCGCTCGCGCGCGAGGCGATCGAGATCCTCGGCGGCGCCGACGGGGCACTGCTGCGCGAGTGCGCCCGCCCCGAGTGCACCCAGGTCTACCTCGACCGTTCGCGCGGCCGGCGCAGGGAGTGGTGCGCCATGCGGACCTGCGGCAACCGCGTCAAGGCCGCCGCCTACCGGGCCCGGGCCGGCGGCAAGGACTGA